In a single window of the Micrococcaceae bacterium Sec5.7 genome:
- the fdxA gene encoding ferredoxin yields the protein MTYVIAQPCVDVKDKACIEECPVDCIYEGERSLYIHPDECVDCGACEPVCPVEAIYYEDDTPDEWADYYKANVEFFDVLGSPGGAAKIGNTGTDHPMIAALPPQNQDA from the coding sequence GTGACCTACGTAATCGCGCAGCCGTGTGTAGATGTTAAGGACAAGGCATGTATTGAGGAGTGCCCGGTCGACTGCATCTACGAAGGTGAGCGCTCCCTCTACATTCACCCGGACGAGTGCGTTGACTGCGGTGCGTGTGAGCCCGTATGCCCCGTTGAAGCCATCTACTACGAGGATGACACCCCGGACGAGTGGGCCGACTACTACAAGGCCAACGTAGAATTCTTCGATGTCCTGGGCTCGCCGGGCGGTGCCGCAAAAATCGGCAACACCGGAACGGACCACCCCATGATTGCCGCTCTGCCGCCGCAGAACCAAGACGCCTAA
- the typA gene encoding translational GTPase TypA, which produces MSETTTKTAANTASRSDLRNVAIVAHVDHGKTTLVDAMLKQTNSFAAHNHLEDRVMDSGDLEREKGITILAKNTTVAYNGPSSHGETITINVIDTPGHADFGGEVERGLSMVDGVVLLVDASEGPLPQTRFVLRKALAAHLPVILLVNKTDRPDARIEEVVHESMDLLLGLASDLADEVPDLDLDKILNVPVVYAAAKVGRASLDQPADGSAPDNEDLEPLFQTIIEHIPAPTYNPDGVLQAHVTNLDASPFLGRLALLRIYNGTLRKGQTVAWARANGELKNVKITELLATKALDRVPTDSAGPGEIVAVAGIEEITIGETLTDVDNPQPLPLITVDDPAISMTIGINTSPLAGRVKGAKVTARQVKDRLDKELIGNVSIKVLPTERPDAWEVQGRGELALAILVEQMRREGFELTVGKPQVVTRTVDGKIHEPMEHMTIDVPEEYLGSVTQLMAARKGRMTNMANHGTGWCRMEFIVPARGLIGFRTKFLTDTRGAGIAASISEGYEPWVGPIEYRTNGSMVADRSGVVTPFAMINLQERGSFFVKPTTEVYEGMIVGENSRADDMDVNITKEKKLTNMRAASSDTFENLTPPRDLTLEESLEFAREDECVEVTPDSIRIRKLILDINERSKANRARAKS; this is translated from the coding sequence ATGTCTGAAACCACCACCAAAACAGCCGCAAACACTGCATCACGCAGTGACCTGCGCAACGTCGCGATCGTGGCCCACGTTGACCACGGCAAGACCACATTGGTCGACGCCATGCTCAAGCAGACCAACTCCTTTGCCGCGCACAACCACCTTGAAGACCGTGTCATGGACTCCGGTGACCTGGAGCGCGAAAAGGGCATCACCATTCTGGCCAAGAACACCACGGTTGCCTACAATGGACCGTCGTCCCACGGTGAAACCATCACCATCAACGTGATTGACACCCCGGGCCACGCCGACTTCGGTGGCGAAGTTGAACGCGGTCTCTCCATGGTTGACGGCGTTGTGCTCCTGGTTGACGCGTCCGAAGGCCCCCTGCCCCAGACCCGCTTTGTGCTGCGTAAGGCTCTGGCCGCGCACCTGCCCGTGATCCTGCTGGTCAACAAGACGGACCGTCCTGACGCCCGGATTGAAGAAGTTGTCCATGAATCCATGGACCTCCTGCTGGGTCTGGCATCAGACCTCGCTGACGAAGTTCCGGACCTTGACCTGGACAAAATCCTCAACGTTCCCGTGGTTTACGCCGCCGCCAAGGTTGGCCGCGCATCCCTGGACCAGCCTGCAGACGGCTCGGCCCCGGACAATGAGGACCTGGAACCGCTGTTCCAGACAATCATCGAGCACATCCCGGCCCCCACCTACAACCCGGATGGTGTCCTGCAGGCGCACGTCACCAACCTGGATGCCTCCCCGTTCCTGGGCCGCCTTGCCCTCCTGCGTATCTACAACGGCACCCTGCGCAAGGGCCAGACCGTCGCATGGGCACGCGCCAACGGTGAGCTCAAGAACGTCAAGATCACCGAACTGCTGGCCACCAAGGCTCTTGACCGCGTACCTACCGACTCCGCCGGGCCGGGTGAAATCGTCGCTGTCGCCGGTATCGAGGAAATCACCATCGGCGAGACCCTGACCGACGTCGATAACCCGCAGCCGCTGCCGCTGATCACTGTTGACGACCCCGCCATCTCCATGACCATCGGTATCAACACCTCGCCGCTGGCCGGCAGGGTCAAGGGCGCCAAGGTCACCGCCCGCCAGGTCAAAGACCGTCTGGACAAGGAACTGATCGGCAACGTCTCCATCAAGGTGCTTCCCACCGAGCGCCCGGATGCCTGGGAAGTCCAGGGCCGTGGCGAGCTGGCGCTGGCCATCCTCGTCGAGCAGATGCGGCGTGAAGGCTTTGAACTGACCGTTGGCAAGCCGCAGGTTGTTACCCGCACAGTGGACGGCAAGATCCACGAGCCGATGGAGCACATGACCATCGACGTGCCGGAAGAATACCTCGGTTCCGTGACCCAGCTGATGGCAGCACGCAAGGGCCGCATGACCAATATGGCCAACCATGGCACCGGCTGGTGCCGGATGGAGTTCATCGTTCCGGCCCGTGGCCTGATCGGTTTCCGCACCAAGTTCCTGACGGACACCCGTGGCGCCGGTATCGCCGCCTCGATCTCCGAAGGCTACGAGCCCTGGGTCGGCCCCATCGAGTACCGCACCAACGGCTCCATGGTCGCGGACCGTTCCGGTGTGGTGACGCCGTTCGCCATGATCAACCTGCAGGAGCGTGGTTCCTTCTTCGTGAAGCCCACCACCGAGGTCTACGAAGGCATGATCGTCGGCGAGAACTCCCGCGCTGACGACATGGACGTGAACATCACCAAGGAAAAGAAGCTCACCAACATGCGTGCGGCTTCCTCCGACACCTTCGAGAACCTGACGCCGCCGCGCGATCTTACCCTCGAAGAGTCGCTCGAATTCGCCCGCGAAGATGAGTGTGTTGAGGTCACCCCGGACTCCATCCGTATCCGGAAGCTCATCCTGGACATCAACGAGCGCAGCAAGGCCAACCGCGCCCGCGCGAAGTCCTAG
- a CDS encoding helix-turn-helix domain-containing protein, with translation MTAPLDSTEADLLAKGRALSSPLRLRILRLCLHQSRTNKEIAELLGINPASSLHHVRTLVRTGFLLAQERRKGKRGAAEVPYIASRNSWSTHVDNVSPVLIETFLQETRDLSPEDIEVWRLGVKFNAARREEMLGKIRAVLEEYMALPADDDGEATSLMIAHHKDPSAD, from the coding sequence ATGACAGCCCCGCTGGACAGCACCGAAGCAGACCTGCTGGCCAAGGGCCGCGCTCTGAGCTCTCCGCTCCGGCTGAGGATTCTGCGGCTGTGCCTGCACCAGTCCCGGACCAACAAGGAGATTGCCGAACTGCTGGGGATAAATCCGGCTTCAAGCCTCCACCACGTCCGCACCCTGGTCCGGACAGGATTCCTGCTGGCCCAGGAGCGCAGGAAGGGCAAGCGCGGGGCCGCGGAAGTCCCTTACATCGCCAGCCGGAACTCCTGGAGCACGCATGTGGACAATGTGTCGCCAGTCCTCATCGAGACGTTCCTGCAGGAAACCAGGGATCTTTCGCCGGAGGACATCGAGGTCTGGAGGCTGGGCGTGAAATTCAATGCGGCCCGCCGCGAGGAGATGCTGGGGAAAATCCGGGCCGTGCTTGAGGAATACATGGCCCTTCCGGCAGACGACGACGGCGAGGCCACCTCGCTGATGATCGCCCACCACAAGGACCCGTCAGCGGACTAG
- the dapC gene encoding succinyldiaminopimelate transaminase, translating to MKSAVRSFGLSLPDYPWEAMAPFLASAARHPDGAVNLSIGTPVDPTPALVQDALRNAADAPGYPTVHGTPALREAVAAWFERRRGVVGLDPHNVMPTIGSKELVAWLPMLLGLKPGDVVVRPSVAYPTYDIGATFAGATAVAADDLDELDAATRAKVRLIWINSPGNPTGSVRNTESLKRIVDQARELGAVVASDECYAELGWGEWDLQRGGEAVPSILDPRVAGGSHEGLLAVYSLSKQSNLAGYRAAFVAGDPSLMANLVNSRKHAGMIVPYPVQEAMRVALADDSHVQAQKDLYRGRRERITPALQQFGLEIHESKAGLYLWSTAGEATWDTVGRLAERGIVVGPGVFYGDAGNGFVRVALTGTDERIDAAVARLATGP from the coding sequence GTGAAATCTGCTGTGCGCAGTTTCGGTCTCAGCCTTCCCGATTACCCTTGGGAGGCTATGGCGCCATTTCTTGCTTCAGCGGCCAGGCACCCCGACGGCGCAGTCAATCTTTCAATAGGCACACCTGTGGACCCCACTCCGGCGCTGGTACAGGACGCACTCCGGAATGCCGCTGACGCCCCGGGATACCCCACGGTGCACGGCACGCCCGCATTGCGCGAAGCCGTCGCGGCGTGGTTTGAACGCCGCCGCGGTGTGGTCGGGCTGGACCCCCACAACGTGATGCCCACCATCGGCTCCAAGGAACTTGTGGCATGGCTGCCAATGCTGCTGGGGCTGAAGCCGGGCGACGTTGTTGTGCGTCCATCTGTGGCATACCCCACCTACGACATCGGCGCCACATTCGCCGGCGCTACGGCAGTTGCTGCCGACGACCTCGATGAACTGGATGCGGCCACGCGTGCCAAAGTGCGCCTGATCTGGATCAACTCGCCGGGGAACCCCACGGGAAGCGTCCGCAACACCGAGTCCCTGAAGCGGATTGTTGACCAGGCACGCGAACTCGGCGCAGTGGTGGCATCGGATGAATGCTACGCCGAACTGGGCTGGGGCGAATGGGACCTCCAGCGCGGCGGCGAAGCGGTTCCCAGCATTCTCGATCCGCGCGTTGCCGGCGGATCACACGAAGGACTGTTGGCCGTGTATTCGCTGAGCAAGCAGTCCAACCTGGCCGGCTACCGGGCGGCGTTCGTTGCCGGCGACCCCTCGCTCATGGCCAATCTGGTGAACAGCCGAAAGCATGCCGGCATGATCGTTCCCTACCCGGTCCAGGAAGCCATGCGTGTTGCCCTCGCCGATGACAGCCATGTGCAGGCGCAGAAGGACCTGTACCGCGGCCGCCGGGAACGGATCACTCCTGCACTGCAGCAGTTCGGTCTGGAAATCCATGAATCCAAGGCAGGGCTGTATCTCTGGTCCACGGCCGGTGAAGCAACCTGGGACACCGTGGGACGGCTTGCAGAGCGTGGAATTGTGGTGGGCCCTGGAGTGTTTTACGGCGACGCCGGCAACGGATTTGTGCGGGTTGCGCTGACCGGGACGGACGAACGGATCGATGCTGCCGTGGCGCGTCTGGCCACAGGCCCGTAA
- a CDS encoding MFS transporter, producing the protein MTAESTATDKHATSLWRDRNFTTFWTAQAISQLGAQLGQLAFPVLAVSMLAASEFEVGLLNAAGLAAFLIVGLPAGAWVDRWLKRRTMIIADLIRMAVMAAVPLLWWGGVLEIWHLYVIAAVVGTATVFFDVSYQSYVPILVESGNVTQANSKLESTAQIARIGGPAAGGALLTLVTAPVLFVGESLGYLLSAVFLGRTRDKEQRLPAADRRLLAAEIREGLAFVLRHPLISRIVACTGGVNFSSTLVFTLMPVLILRDLGLGPQGMGLIMTVGAAGGLLGAIAAPRVAAWIGEGTVIPVGAIISSAFLALVPVAAVAGNSAVSLVLLIISEFGFAFGVLIYNIMQLTMRQRVCPPPLLGRMNASIRFVVWGVMPIAALASGYLGESIGLVATMWIGVAGSALFMAPVLFSPLLGMRKLPDAVQED; encoded by the coding sequence GTGACTGCTGAATCCACTGCCACGGACAAACACGCCACCTCGCTGTGGCGGGACCGCAACTTCACCACCTTCTGGACTGCCCAGGCCATCAGCCAGCTCGGTGCCCAGCTGGGTCAGCTGGCGTTTCCTGTGCTGGCGGTTTCCATGCTCGCGGCCTCCGAATTTGAGGTGGGTCTGCTCAACGCCGCAGGCCTGGCCGCATTCCTGATTGTGGGGCTTCCCGCGGGCGCGTGGGTGGACCGGTGGCTGAAGCGGCGCACCATGATTATTGCGGATCTGATCAGGATGGCGGTCATGGCCGCCGTGCCGCTCCTGTGGTGGGGCGGGGTGCTGGAGATCTGGCACCTTTACGTGATTGCGGCCGTGGTGGGCACAGCCACCGTCTTCTTCGACGTCTCCTACCAGAGTTATGTGCCCATTCTGGTGGAATCAGGGAATGTGACGCAGGCCAATTCCAAGCTGGAATCCACGGCCCAGATCGCCCGGATCGGCGGGCCCGCGGCCGGTGGCGCACTGCTGACACTGGTGACGGCCCCGGTGCTCTTTGTGGGGGAGTCTCTGGGCTATCTGCTGTCCGCCGTGTTTCTGGGGCGCACGCGGGACAAAGAACAACGGCTCCCTGCTGCGGACCGGCGCCTCCTCGCCGCGGAAATACGCGAAGGCCTTGCCTTTGTGCTCCGGCACCCGCTGATCAGCCGCATTGTGGCCTGCACCGGCGGGGTGAATTTCTCCAGCACGCTGGTCTTCACGCTGATGCCGGTGCTGATCCTTCGTGATCTCGGGCTCGGGCCCCAGGGCATGGGACTCATCATGACGGTGGGCGCCGCAGGCGGTCTGCTCGGAGCCATTGCCGCGCCCCGGGTGGCTGCCTGGATCGGCGAAGGAACCGTCATTCCCGTGGGCGCCATCATCAGCTCGGCTTTTCTGGCTCTGGTGCCCGTCGCGGCCGTTGCAGGGAACTCCGCGGTATCACTCGTGCTGCTGATCATCTCGGAGTTCGGGTTCGCATTCGGGGTCCTGATCTACAACATCATGCAGCTGACCATGCGCCAGCGGGTATGTCCGCCCCCTTTGCTCGGCAGGATGAACGCGTCGATCCGGTTCGTCGTGTGGGGCGTGATGCCGATCGCCGCCCTGGCCTCGGGCTACCTTGGCGAAAGCATCGGACTGGTTGCCACCATGTGGATCGGCGTCGCAGGAAGCGCCCTGTTTATGGCGCCCGTGCTGTTCTCGCCGCTGCTGGGGATGCGGAAGCTCCCGGACGCAGTCCAGGAAGACTGA
- a CDS encoding SGNH/GDSL hydrolase family protein, which translates to MRKASALLRFVALGIAAGVLMSGCGQAPQPGASSTGSDAPAAYGRAPAAAPGVPVAAQAVRQNQLTPGQTPGELSPGSIYRNPDNGRDEVIVADIRHTALLIGDSQSEPDGSWPRAALSAIGYDVYFCGKGGTGFVAANGGIGNYIDALQRGDWLLPYGAPPLLVIQGGGNDASRGAGNDEIAANAKRLITSLKQRYPGAKLVMIGTLARGAQDGGGRRTEVDALLGIVARQHGIPFVSVGDWLTRFGLTSELRDGVHLKADGHKALARLLETRLAALGVSYSEQGSK; encoded by the coding sequence ATGCGAAAAGCTTCGGCCCTGCTCCGCTTTGTCGCACTTGGAATCGCCGCCGGCGTCCTGATGAGCGGCTGCGGGCAGGCCCCACAACCTGGCGCCTCCAGCACCGGAAGTGACGCCCCGGCGGCGTACGGCAGGGCCCCCGCGGCAGCCCCGGGTGTGCCGGTTGCCGCCCAGGCCGTCAGGCAGAATCAATTGACGCCGGGACAGACACCCGGCGAGCTGAGTCCCGGTTCCATATACCGGAACCCTGACAACGGCCGCGACGAAGTCATCGTGGCGGACATCCGGCACACAGCGCTGCTGATCGGGGATTCCCAGTCTGAACCGGACGGCAGCTGGCCCAGGGCGGCGCTCTCGGCGATCGGTTACGACGTCTACTTCTGCGGAAAAGGCGGAACCGGGTTTGTCGCTGCCAACGGCGGCATCGGCAACTACATCGATGCTCTGCAGCGTGGCGACTGGCTGCTGCCCTACGGCGCTCCACCCCTCCTCGTCATCCAGGGCGGCGGAAACGACGCCAGCCGCGGCGCAGGCAATGACGAAATCGCAGCCAACGCCAAGCGCCTCATCACCTCTCTCAAGCAGCGTTACCCCGGGGCGAAGCTGGTCATGATCGGAACCCTGGCACGGGGAGCCCAGGACGGTGGCGGACGCCGCACCGAAGTAGATGCCCTGTTGGGCATAGTGGCCCGTCAGCACGGAATTCCCTTTGTCAGCGTAGGCGACTGGTTGACCCGCTTCGGACTCACCTCCGAGCTCCGCGACGGCGTCCATCTGAAAGCGGACGGCCACAAGGCGTTGGCCCGCCTTCTGGAAACCAGGCTGGCAGCCTTGGGTGTGAGCTACAGCGAGCAGGGCTCCAAATAG
- a CDS encoding PH domain-containing protein: MSTVPHAGNAEIFKARTNKWFAWISWLVAAFGLLVTVLTGGPGALVGAGPLLLIAFLGWLLFWRPAVVVDDAGVTLENPFRSVAVPWAALVNVDTRYALTLVTPGKSYASWAAPAPGIWGGRNARPEDLQGLPGTSYGPGQSVRPGDLRGTDSGQAAQLVRTRWQELVEGGSLDTGTAENTPVTVTVRWTELGASVLLIAASYWAVALM, translated from the coding sequence ATGAGCACTGTGCCGCACGCCGGAAACGCTGAAATCTTCAAGGCCCGAACGAACAAGTGGTTCGCCTGGATCTCCTGGCTGGTCGCCGCCTTCGGCCTGCTGGTGACGGTGTTGACCGGCGGGCCGGGAGCCCTCGTGGGGGCCGGGCCGCTCCTGCTGATCGCTTTCCTGGGCTGGTTGCTGTTCTGGCGCCCGGCCGTGGTTGTGGACGATGCCGGCGTGACACTGGAAAATCCGTTCCGGTCCGTCGCCGTACCGTGGGCGGCCCTGGTGAACGTGGACACACGTTACGCGCTGACCCTCGTCACACCCGGCAAGAGCTATGCCTCCTGGGCAGCCCCGGCGCCCGGAATCTGGGGCGGACGCAACGCACGCCCCGAAGACCTTCAGGGACTGCCCGGAACAAGCTACGGCCCGGGACAGTCCGTCCGTCCGGGAGACCTGAGGGGCACCGACTCCGGCCAGGCTGCACAGCTTGTGCGTACCCGCTGGCAGGAGCTCGTTGAAGGCGGCAGTCTGGACACCGGCACCGCCGAAAACACGCCGGTGACCGTTACCGTCCGATGGACGGAGCTGGGCGCCAGTGTGCTGCTGATTGCGGCCAGTTACTGGGCCGTTGCCCTTATGTGA
- a CDS encoding citrate synthase yields MTETKSATLLHAGGELKLPRIKVVEGNEGYDVSKLLKQTGAVAFDPGFMNTAATTSAITYIDGDAGILRYRGYPIEQLAQHSSFLEVSYLLIYGNLPTPTELEAFDQRIRHHTLLHEELKGFFSGFPRDAHPMPVLSSAVSALSTFYQDSLDPFNAEQVEVSTIRLMAKMPVIAAYAHKKSIGQPMLYPDNSMNLVENFLRLSFGLPAEQYEMDPVIVKALDLLLILHADHEQNCSTSTVRLVGSSNANLFASVSAGINALFGPAHGGANEAVLKMLRQIQADGIKPEDYMEKVKNKEDGVRLMGFGHRVYKNYDPRAKIIKATAHEILGKLGGNDELLDIAMRLEEKALQDDYFIERKLYPNVDFYTGLIYKAMGFPEKMFTVLFAIGRLPGWIAQWREMISDPNTKIGRPRQLYIGEPERQYPSV; encoded by the coding sequence ATGACTGAGACCAAAAGCGCAACCCTGCTGCATGCAGGTGGCGAGCTCAAGCTCCCGCGCATCAAGGTTGTTGAAGGAAACGAAGGCTATGACGTTTCCAAGCTGCTGAAGCAGACGGGTGCAGTCGCCTTTGACCCTGGCTTCATGAATACCGCAGCAACCACCTCGGCAATCACCTACATCGACGGCGATGCCGGAATCCTGCGTTACCGCGGGTACCCGATCGAGCAGCTTGCCCAGCACTCCAGTTTTCTGGAAGTTTCATACCTGCTGATCTACGGCAACCTGCCCACCCCCACCGAGCTGGAGGCTTTTGACCAGCGCATCCGCCACCACACCCTGCTGCACGAAGAGCTCAAGGGCTTCTTCAGCGGTTTCCCGCGCGACGCGCACCCGATGCCTGTGCTGTCGTCGGCCGTGTCCGCGCTCTCCACGTTCTACCAGGACTCGCTGGATCCGTTCAACGCCGAGCAGGTGGAAGTTTCCACCATCCGCCTGATGGCCAAGATGCCGGTGATTGCTGCCTACGCCCACAAGAAGTCAATCGGCCAGCCCATGCTGTACCCGGACAACTCCATGAACCTCGTGGAGAACTTCCTGCGCCTCAGCTTCGGCCTGCCGGCCGAGCAGTACGAGATGGACCCGGTGATCGTTAAGGCACTGGACCTCCTGCTGATCCTGCACGCAGACCACGAGCAGAACTGCTCCACGTCCACCGTGCGCCTGGTGGGTTCCTCCAACGCCAACCTGTTCGCTTCGGTTTCTGCAGGCATCAATGCACTCTTCGGCCCTGCCCACGGCGGCGCCAACGAGGCAGTGCTCAAGATGCTGCGCCAGATCCAGGCCGACGGCATCAAGCCGGAGGACTACATGGAGAAAGTCAAGAACAAGGAAGACGGCGTGCGCCTGATGGGGTTCGGGCACCGCGTCTACAAGAACTACGATCCCCGCGCCAAGATCATCAAGGCAACGGCACACGAGATCCTCGGCAAGCTCGGCGGCAACGACGAACTTCTAGACATCGCCATGCGGCTCGAAGAGAAGGCGCTGCAGGATGACTACTTCATCGAGCGAAAGCTTTACCCGAACGTGGACTTCTACACCGGCCTGATCTACAAGGCCATGGGTTTCCCGGAGAAGATGTTCACGGTGCTCTTCGCCATCGGCCGCCTGCCGGGCTGGATTGCCCAGTGGCGCGAAATGATCAGCGATCCCAATACCAAGATCGGCCGTCCGCGTCAGCTCTACATCGGAGAGCCGGAACGGCAGTACCCCTCCGTATAG
- a CDS encoding ABC transporter ATP-binding protein has translation MTENISPDPAASAASEPGKGAIVLEVRDLSVDFGVDKKWVPAAIGLNYEVRAGEVLAIVGESGSGKSASSMALLGLLPSNSRVSGSVKLSGKELLGQNASNIRDVRGKDVAVIFQEPMTALNPVYTVGSQIVETIRLHSEVSPDQARERALRMLDLVELPDPEKAFRSYPHQLSGGQRQRAMIAQSLSCDPKLLIADEPTTALDVTVQAEILDLMRHLRNKLDSAIVLITHDMGVVADLADRIAVMRRGLIVETGTAAQIFSNPQHPYTQALLAAVPHLGQGSADSDAEVDVIAALAAATHAELNTIDNDELLRREQENAAALAAAEAVLPSGEPVLELTDVAIDYPKQGRVPAFRAVEGANLVIYPGQVVGLVGESGSGKTTIGRAAVGLLPVAAGTMRVVGQDISAAKKNGKQLHQVRRHIGMVFQDPSSSLNPRLPIGESIGEPMFLAGEAKGADLQKRIEALLDQVELPRDYRNRYPHELSGGQKQRVGIARALSLKPKLMVADEPTSALDVSVQAKVLELFQNLQKELGFACLFVTHDLAVVDVLADHICVMQRGRIVEQGTRDQILRNPQEPYTQRLLAAVPLPDPEKQRERRELRAQLLAAGVE, from the coding sequence ATGACTGAGAACATCAGCCCTGATCCGGCCGCGAGTGCGGCTTCGGAGCCCGGCAAAGGTGCCATCGTCCTCGAGGTCCGCGATCTCAGCGTCGACTTCGGAGTGGACAAGAAATGGGTTCCGGCAGCGATCGGCCTGAACTACGAAGTGCGGGCCGGGGAAGTACTGGCCATCGTGGGTGAGTCCGGCTCAGGCAAGAGCGCCAGTTCAATGGCGCTCTTGGGCCTCCTGCCCAGCAACAGCCGGGTCAGCGGCAGCGTCAAGCTGTCCGGCAAAGAGCTTCTGGGTCAAAACGCTTCAAACATCCGTGATGTCCGGGGCAAGGACGTCGCAGTGATTTTCCAGGAGCCCATGACGGCACTCAACCCGGTCTACACCGTCGGCTCCCAGATCGTCGAGACCATCCGGCTGCACAGCGAAGTGTCGCCGGACCAGGCCCGCGAGCGTGCACTGCGGATGCTGGACCTGGTGGAACTGCCGGATCCGGAAAAGGCCTTCAGGTCTTACCCCCACCAGCTGTCCGGCGGTCAGCGGCAACGTGCCATGATCGCGCAGTCGCTGTCCTGTGATCCCAAGCTGCTGATCGCCGATGAGCCCACCACCGCCCTTGATGTGACGGTCCAGGCCGAAATTCTGGACCTCATGAGGCATCTGCGCAACAAGCTGGACAGCGCCATTGTCCTGATCACGCACGACATGGGTGTGGTGGCAGACCTTGCGGACAGGATCGCCGTGATGCGCCGGGGACTGATCGTGGAAACCGGGACGGCCGCCCAGATCTTCAGCAATCCACAGCACCCTTACACACAGGCCCTTCTCGCTGCGGTACCCCACCTGGGCCAGGGCAGTGCCGACTCTGACGCTGAGGTGGATGTGATCGCTGCCCTGGCCGCTGCCACCCATGCCGAACTGAATACCATTGATAACGACGAATTGCTGCGCCGGGAGCAGGAAAACGCCGCCGCACTGGCGGCCGCCGAGGCTGTCTTGCCTTCAGGCGAACCGGTTTTGGAACTGACGGATGTCGCCATCGATTACCCGAAGCAGGGCCGCGTTCCGGCATTCCGCGCGGTGGAGGGGGCCAATCTGGTGATCTACCCCGGACAGGTGGTGGGACTGGTGGGGGAATCAGGTTCCGGAAAGACCACCATCGGGCGCGCAGCGGTGGGTCTTCTGCCCGTCGCCGCCGGCACCATGCGTGTGGTTGGCCAGGACATTTCGGCCGCCAAAAAGAACGGCAAGCAGCTCCATCAGGTGCGCCGCCACATCGGTATGGTTTTCCAGGATCCGTCGTCTTCTCTGAACCCGCGACTGCCCATTGGCGAGAGCATTGGCGAGCCGATGTTCCTCGCTGGAGAAGCTAAGGGAGCTGACCTGCAGAAGCGCATCGAGGCGCTGCTGGACCAGGTGGAACTGCCGCGGGACTACCGGAACAGATACCCGCATGAACTGTCCGGCGGACAGAAACAGCGTGTGGGTATTGCCCGCGCGCTGTCGCTTAAGCCCAAGCTGATGGTGGCGGATGAGCCGACGTCGGCCCTGGATGTTTCGGTGCAGGCCAAAGTACTGGAGCTCTTCCAGAACCTGCAGAAGGAACTCGGATTTGCGTGCCTGTTCGTGACGCATGACCTGGCGGTGGTTGATGTTCTCGCGGACCACATCTGCGTCATGCAACGCGGACGGATCGTGGAGCAGGGCACCCGTGATCAGATTCTGCGCAACCCCCAGGAGCCTTACACGCAGCGCCTGCTGGCCGCTGTTCCGTTGCCGGATCCGGAAAAACAACGCGAACGCCGGGAACTCCGGGCCCAGCTTCTGGCGGCGGGCGTGGAGTAA